Proteins from a genomic interval of Calditrichota bacterium:
- a CDS encoding co-chaperone GroES, which yields MELKPLDDRVVVERVEEEAKQGAIIIPETAKEKPRIGKVIAVGTDEDLQDILKVGDKILYGKYVGDEVEIDGKELLIVQRADILAIVKN from the coding sequence ATGGAGTTAAAGCCTTTGGACGATCGCGTAGTTGTGGAACGCGTTGAGGAAGAAGCAAAACAGGGCGCTATCATCATTCCTGAAACTGCAAAAGAAAAACCCCGCATCGGCAAAGTCATCGCTGTGGGTACTGATGAAGATTTGCAGGACATTCTGAAAGTTGGCGACAAGATTTTGTACGGAAAATATGTTGGCGATGAAGTTGAAATTGACGGAAAAGAATTGCTCATCGTGCAACGCGCTGATATTCTGGCAATCGTGAAAAACTAA
- a CDS encoding HAMP domain-containing histidine kinase, giving the protein MLFKSFYTRIIFVLASMSLTLFIILAVINTIVFRNKSVDAFAELEKPRIMQLFRELDEKAGSSPDPARVKSILDSLFVEFNVDVFDHNNRWIAGTTSDVENLVSTDRVKSLEKPHGFTAFSKLYHNPNTQSPFQTIKIEMKFKKTPVLNSVFFYFILSGIISILVSSFVGWRLVYYLNQRLERLKQGVNKVASGDFNFKLEEKGSDEVAFLARKFNDMSRQLKKTISQLKEVNEARQRLIAHASHEIKSPLTSVKGFIDILEFSNVLDEEQRRTLLPVVKKDLNRVIKITNDMLQLARIRTPEYQLEKKKINIGKFLVEEHSYFSHKASAQKVTAIFENRIENELELKTDPERLSQILDNLWSNALKYGDHDFPILTKVSLLGKNLNIRVSNQLAFPLDAPGEQLFEPFYRNPNTSEKTSGSGLGLAIVKELTEKLKGKVSAETNDRKIEISLIFPIE; this is encoded by the coding sequence ATGCTATTCAAATCATTTTACACGAGAATCATTTTTGTCCTGGCGTCCATGTCACTGACGCTGTTCATCATTCTGGCAGTGATCAATACGATTGTTTTTCGTAACAAGTCGGTGGATGCTTTTGCTGAATTGGAGAAGCCGCGCATTATGCAACTGTTTCGTGAACTCGATGAAAAGGCTGGTTCGTCGCCTGATCCGGCGCGCGTAAAATCAATTCTGGATTCGCTATTTGTGGAATTCAATGTGGATGTTTTTGATCACAACAATCGCTGGATCGCCGGAACGACTTCTGATGTTGAGAATTTGGTTTCCACGGACAGGGTCAAAAGTCTGGAAAAGCCACATGGTTTTACTGCGTTTTCCAAATTATACCATAATCCAAATACGCAATCGCCATTTCAGACCATTAAAATCGAGATGAAGTTTAAAAAAACGCCGGTGCTGAATAGCGTGTTTTTCTATTTCATTCTGTCCGGAATCATTTCCATTCTTGTTTCGTCTTTTGTAGGCTGGCGGCTGGTTTATTATTTGAATCAGCGGCTGGAACGGCTGAAACAGGGAGTGAATAAGGTCGCCAGCGGTGATTTTAATTTCAAATTAGAGGAAAAAGGGTCAGACGAAGTTGCTTTTCTCGCGCGCAAATTCAATGACATGTCTCGCCAGTTGAAAAAAACAATTAGTCAGTTAAAGGAAGTCAACGAGGCGCGTCAGCGATTGATCGCTCATGCCTCCCATGAAATAAAGTCACCTCTCACATCAGTGAAGGGATTTATCGATATTTTAGAATTTTCAAATGTGCTCGACGAAGAACAAAGAAGAACACTTTTGCCAGTCGTGAAGAAAGATTTGAATCGTGTGATTAAAATTACCAATGATATGCTGCAACTGGCACGCATCCGCACGCCGGAATATCAATTGGAAAAGAAAAAAATCAACATCGGAAAATTTCTTGTGGAGGAACACAGTTATTTTTCACACAAGGCGTCCGCTCAAAAAGTAACTGCAATCTTCGAAAATCGCATCGAAAACGAGTTGGAATTGAAGACTGATCCAGAAAGACTGTCCCAGATACTGGACAACCTCTGGAGCAATGCACTGAAATACGGAGATCATGATTTCCCGATTTTGACCAAGGTCTCTTTGCTCGGAAAGAATCTTAATATCCGCGTTTCCAATCAATTGGCTTTTCCTCTGGATGCGCCCGGCGAACAACTGTTTGAGCCTTTCTATCGTAATCCCAACACTTCCGAAAAAACAAGCGGCTCCGGTTTGGGGTTGGCGATTGTCAAAGAACTCACAGAGAAATTGAAAGGAAAGGTTTCCGCCGAGACAAACGACCGGAAAATTGAAATCAGTCTGATTTTTCCGATTGAATAG
- a CDS encoding class I SAM-dependent RNA methyltransferase, giving the protein MFEYQKTNRYFAQIASGLEELGAAEVKELGGENVVPAHRGIYFEGDAATLYRANYQSRVLTRVLAPLVKFQCHNEKYLYRKMKEIEWDQFFSLKNTFAIFANVSNSKITHSQYAALVAKDAIVDYFREKTGDRPNVERLNPDVWISVHIEKNFATISWDTSGGSLHRRGYRKFSVEAPMQETVAAAIVRLSEWDGKQKFYDPFCGSGTLLAEALMVAAKIPAGFLREKFGFQFLPDFDADLWQQVKKKADGQVSEIPPDLIVGSDISADAAEGAKSNLSLLPFGNQVKIQAIDFEKIQTLEQTTIVANPPHGIRLGKKEEIKKLYQKFGNFLKHRCVTSTAFIYFGDRTLIQFIGLKPSWRKPLRNGGQDGRLAKFEIFAHHFKK; this is encoded by the coding sequence ATATTTGAATACCAAAAAACAAATCGTTATTTCGCCCAAATTGCTTCCGGTTTGGAAGAATTAGGCGCTGCGGAAGTAAAAGAACTGGGCGGGGAAAATGTTGTTCCGGCTCATCGAGGAATTTATTTTGAAGGCGACGCCGCTACTTTGTACCGTGCCAATTATCAATCGCGAGTGCTGACGCGCGTGCTGGCGCCGCTGGTGAAATTTCAGTGCCACAACGAGAAATATTTGTACCGAAAAATGAAAGAAATTGAGTGGGATCAATTTTTCTCGTTGAAGAATACTTTTGCGATTTTTGCCAATGTCAGCAACAGCAAAATTACGCACTCCCAATACGCCGCCCTGGTTGCCAAGGATGCAATTGTCGATTATTTTCGCGAAAAAACCGGCGACCGTCCCAATGTGGAGCGGCTGAATCCTGACGTCTGGATTAGTGTGCACATCGAGAAAAATTTCGCTACCATCAGTTGGGACACCTCCGGTGGGTCGCTACATCGGCGCGGGTATCGGAAATTTTCCGTGGAAGCACCAATGCAAGAGACCGTTGCTGCGGCAATCGTTCGTCTGAGCGAGTGGGACGGAAAGCAGAAGTTTTACGATCCGTTCTGCGGCTCGGGTACGCTGCTCGCTGAAGCGCTGATGGTTGCGGCGAAAATTCCCGCTGGATTTTTGCGCGAGAAATTTGGATTTCAATTTTTGCCGGATTTTGACGCTGATTTGTGGCAACAGGTGAAAAAAAAGGCAGACGGTCAAGTTAGCGAAATTCCGCCAGATTTGATTGTCGGAAGCGACATTTCAGCCGATGCCGCCGAGGGGGCAAAAAGCAATTTATCGCTGCTGCCTTTTGGCAATCAAGTGAAAATTCAAGCGATTGATTTTGAAAAAATTCAAACGCTGGAACAGACGACAATCGTCGCGAACCCGCCTCACGGCATTCGGCTGGGGAAAAAAGAAGAAATAAAAAAGTTGTACCAAAAATTTGGCAATTTTTTGAAACATCGCTGCGTCACATCCACGGCCTTCATCTATTTCGGCGATCGGACGCTCATTCAGTTCATCGGATTAAAGCCATCCTGGCGCAAACCGCTTCGCAACGGCGGCCAGGACGGTCGATTGGCAAAATTTGAAATATTTGCCCATCATTTCAAAAAATGA
- the trxA gene encoding thioredoxin, with translation MVEHLTKEKFLEKVFDYEKNREWKFEGELPAMIDFYADWCGPCKMVSPVIEELSQQYEGKVDFYKIDTEAEQELAMAFGIRSIPSLLFIPQESQPQMAVGALPKETLIEIIEKELLKNGNGNGKEN, from the coding sequence ATGGTCGAACATTTGACGAAAGAGAAATTTTTGGAGAAGGTTTTTGATTACGAAAAAAATCGCGAATGGAAATTTGAAGGCGAATTACCGGCGATGATTGATTTTTACGCTGACTGGTGCGGGCCGTGCAAAATGGTGTCTCCGGTCATCGAAGAGCTTTCCCAACAGTACGAAGGGAAAGTAGATTTCTATAAAATTGACACGGAAGCGGAACAGGAATTAGCAATGGCGTTTGGCATTCGCAGTATTCCGTCTTTGCTTTTCATTCCCCAAGAAAGCCAGCCGCAAATGGCAGTCGGCGCCTTGCCAAAAGAGACTTTGATCGAAATTATCGAAAAAGAGTTGTTAAAAAACGGCAATGGCAACGGCAAAGAGAATTAA
- a CDS encoding phosphoribosylanthranilate isomerase, translated as MGWLSEIKSKTPLVKICCIQSVEEAFLAMRFGASLLGLVSEMPSGPGAISEEKIEKIATAVPRGITTVLLTSLTNAEEIIRQQRRCKTNAIQLVDRSKGDDLRKLKDSLPGIGLIQVIHIAGEESITVAEEIVSFVDAILLDSGNPNLTVKELGGTGRVHDWRISARIRELSAKPVFLAGGLTPENVKSAIETVKPFAVDVCSGVRSNGYLNEEKLKRFFAAIKSATKP; from the coding sequence ATGGGCTGGCTTTCAGAAATAAAATCGAAAACTCCATTGGTGAAAATCTGTTGCATTCAATCCGTGGAAGAAGCGTTTTTAGCAATGCGTTTTGGGGCGTCCTTGTTAGGGTTAGTTTCGGAAATGCCAAGCGGGCCGGGAGCAATTAGCGAAGAGAAAATAGAAAAAATCGCCACAGCAGTTCCGCGCGGAATAACGACTGTTCTTCTGACGAGCCTCACAAACGCGGAAGAAATAATTCGCCAGCAGCGAAGGTGTAAGACCAATGCCATTCAATTAGTGGACCGCTCAAAAGGCGATGATTTGAGAAAGTTAAAAGATTCGCTGCCCGGGATTGGGCTCATCCAGGTCATCCATATCGCCGGCGAAGAGTCGATCACTGTTGCGGAAGAAATCGTTTCATTTGTGGACGCGATCTTGCTGGATTCAGGAAATCCGAATTTGACGGTGAAAGAGCTTGGCGGCACGGGAAGAGTTCATGATTGGCGCATTAGCGCCAGAATTCGTGAATTATCGGCAAAACCGGTATTCCTGGCCGGCGGTTTGACACCAGAAAATGTCAAATCGGCAATTGAAACCGTCAAGCCATTTGCGGTTGATGTGTGCAGCGGCGTGCGCAGCAATGGTTATTTGAACGAAGAAAAATTGAAAAGATTTTTTGCAGCAATCAAATCAGCGACAAAACCATGA
- the elbB gene encoding isoprenoid biosynthesis glyoxalase ElbB produces the protein MTDFSDKRVGVVLAGCGVYDGSEIHEAVLTLLALDEAGAQTIIMAPDVEQMHVINHNKGEVAEGEKRNVLTEAARIARGEIRNIADVKESELDALVFPGGYGAAKNLCTFATEGANCSVNQDVERLVKGMHVAGKPLGFICISPALGAKILGEHHPTLTIGNDKGTAEAIEAMGGKHVERSVDEIAVDEKNKIVSTPAYMLGPSVAFVAKGIKKCVNKLLELS, from the coding sequence ATGACTGATTTTTCGGATAAAAGAGTCGGCGTTGTACTTGCCGGATGCGGAGTCTATGACGGCAGTGAAATTCACGAAGCAGTACTGACTTTGTTGGCGCTGGACGAAGCTGGCGCACAGACAATTATCATGGCGCCGGACGTAGAGCAAATGCACGTAATTAATCACAACAAAGGCGAGGTCGCCGAAGGAGAAAAGCGAAATGTGCTCACTGAAGCGGCGCGCATTGCCAGAGGGGAAATTCGCAATATTGCCGACGTGAAAGAGTCGGAGTTGGATGCGTTAGTTTTTCCCGGAGGCTATGGCGCGGCGAAAAATTTGTGCACTTTTGCCACTGAAGGGGCTAATTGTTCCGTTAACCAAGACGTGGAACGATTGGTGAAAGGGATGCACGTTGCGGGAAAACCGCTGGGGTTTATTTGTATCTCGCCGGCGCTGGGAGCGAAAATTTTGGGCGAGCATCATCCGACACTCACCATCGGAAACGACAAAGGAACCGCTGAAGCCATCGAAGCCATGGGCGGAAAACACGTTGAGCGATCAGTAGACGAGATCGCGGTGGACGAAAAGAATAAAATCGTTTCTACACCAGCGTACATGCTGGGTCCGTCGGTTGCTTTTGTTGCCAAAGGTATTAAAAAATGTGTGAATAAATTGCTTGAATTGAGCTGA
- a CDS encoding sulfatase-like hydrolase/transferase, which produces MSKKTTRRQFLKQTAIGSGAMLAGFPLRFSDHLLHAPAKRLSDRPNFIFIITDEERSTQHFPDNWEQNNLPNLTRLKNHGLSFNNSFCNSCMCSPSRATFFTGIYPALHGVTGTLPEAEGSTEPLLETTLSTELPNMAQILRSAGYQVYYKGKWHMSVPEGSEWQASDLEKYGCDDWDPPDAGEDLDPENYGAGRANHDARFVADAVGFLQQIDDTQPFALFVSLVNPHDISAYPDNFTEDFDDSMLEGDLTLPPTVYEDLEKNYKPTAQAELLNKLDIGLGKLTTVPRKKNYVNFYANLLKHVDEQIGEVLDAIEAPRQDKPPLSESTIIFRFADHGEMGLSHGGMRQKMFVAYEEALRVPIIVSNPALFPEAKTSDALISLIDILPTVATLAQAPNMEKYDLRGVDFSSIIENPEAEPVQEDILFTFDDVRAGTPGIEQLVDPPNRIYCIREKDWKFAQYYDIDNNVAPEYEMYDLAHDPNETENLAHPDHPRYNDPDVVAERNRLANKLALRISEKLAPLQTGVSQKTETQPVDFSPLKNYPNPFNNQTRLEYQLKKSSAVRLQIFNLRGQLVKNLIEEIQTAGKHTIEWDGKSEFGQVVSSGLYFAHLYLNENLTAVRKLHFLK; this is translated from the coding sequence ATGAGCAAAAAAACAACCCGACGGCAATTTCTGAAACAAACAGCAATCGGCAGCGGAGCAATGCTCGCCGGTTTTCCTCTGCGATTTTCAGATCATCTTCTGCATGCTCCTGCCAAAAGGCTCAGTGACAGGCCTAATTTTATTTTCATCATTACTGACGAAGAACGTTCAACTCAGCATTTTCCTGACAACTGGGAGCAAAATAATTTGCCAAATCTCACGCGTCTGAAAAATCATGGGCTGTCGTTCAATAATTCTTTTTGCAATTCGTGCATGTGTTCCCCGAGCCGGGCCACGTTTTTTACCGGAATCTACCCAGCGCTGCATGGCGTCACCGGCACACTGCCCGAAGCCGAAGGAAGCACCGAGCCTTTGCTGGAAACTACGCTCAGTACAGAACTCCCGAATATGGCACAAATACTTCGTTCTGCCGGCTATCAGGTTTATTACAAGGGAAAATGGCACATGAGCGTTCCCGAAGGCAGCGAGTGGCAGGCTTCTGATCTGGAAAAATACGGCTGTGACGACTGGGATCCGCCGGACGCGGGAGAAGATCTCGACCCGGAAAACTACGGCGCCGGACGCGCGAATCATGACGCGCGTTTCGTGGCGGATGCTGTTGGTTTTTTGCAACAAATTGATGACACGCAACCTTTCGCGCTATTCGTGTCTCTCGTTAATCCGCACGACATTTCCGCTTATCCTGACAATTTCACCGAGGACTTTGACGATTCCATGCTGGAGGGCGACTTGACGTTGCCGCCGACAGTTTATGAAGACCTTGAAAAAAATTACAAGCCGACTGCGCAGGCGGAATTGCTCAATAAATTGGACATTGGCCTGGGAAAACTGACTACAGTGCCGCGAAAAAAGAATTACGTTAATTTTTACGCTAATTTGCTCAAACACGTGGACGAGCAAATCGGCGAAGTGCTCGACGCCATCGAAGCGCCGCGTCAGGACAAACCGCCTCTGTCAGAGTCCACGATTATTTTTCGCTTTGCCGATCACGGTGAAATGGGACTTTCCCACGGCGGAATGAGGCAGAAAATGTTTGTCGCCTACGAGGAAGCTCTCCGCGTGCCGATTATTGTTTCCAATCCGGCGCTTTTTCCGGAAGCGAAAACATCGGACGCGCTAATTTCGCTCATCGATATTCTGCCCACTGTGGCGACTCTGGCGCAAGCGCCAAACATGGAAAAATACGACCTGCGCGGCGTGGATTTTTCGTCGATCATCGAAAATCCGGAAGCAGAGCCTGTGCAGGAGGATATTTTGTTCACATTTGACGACGTGCGCGCCGGAACGCCGGGAATTGAACAGTTAGTTGACCCTCCCAATCGGATTTACTGCATCCGGGAAAAGGACTGGAAATTTGCCCAATACTACGACATCGACAATAACGTGGCGCCGGAATATGAAATGTACGACCTGGCGCACGATCCCAATGAAACCGAAAATCTGGCGCACCCGGATCATCCGCGTTACAATGACCCGGATGTGGTCGCTGAGAGAAACCGTTTGGCAAACAAACTGGCGCTGCGTATTTCCGAGAAATTGGCGCCATTGCAGACGGGAGTTAGCCAAAAAACAGAAACGCAGCCGGTTGATTTCTCTCCGCTGAAGAATTATCCTAATCCGTTCAACAACCAAACCCGGCTCGAATATCAATTGAAAAAATCATCTGCCGTGCGCTTGCAAATTTTCAACTTGCGCGGTCAATTGGTGAAAAATTTAATTGAGGAAATCCAAACTGCTGGTAAGCACACAATCGAATGGGACGGTAAATCAGAATTTGGGCAGGTCGTTTCGTCAGGACTCTACTTCGCACATTTGTATTTGAATGAAAATTTGACTGCTGTGCGCAAGCTTCATTTTTTGAAATGA
- a CDS encoding NrdH-redoxin produces the protein MNQAKTQPRVIIFTTPTCSWCNTVKKYLREHKVRFKDIDVTRDRNAAKDLERRGHRGVPVIFIGSRTVVGFDKPKINKLLGIRG, from the coding sequence ATGAATCAAGCGAAAACGCAACCACGAGTGATCATTTTCACTACACCGACGTGTAGCTGGTGCAATACCGTAAAAAAATATTTGCGCGAGCACAAGGTTCGTTTTAAAGACATCGACGTGACTCGCGACCGAAACGCCGCCAAAGACCTTGAGCGTCGCGGTCACAGAGGCGTGCCGGTGATTTTTATCGGAAGCCGCACCGTCGTTGGTTTCGACAAACCCAAAATAAATAAATTACTTGGAATCAGGGGATAA
- a CDS encoding aminoacyl-tRNA hydrolase: MTQNIKLVVFLGNPGAEYAKTRHNVGWMIADEFALLSAVNWQQKFKGLFCQSNVGGSKIYFLKPMTFMNLSGESVQAAMQFFKIKPEEVLVVHDEIELDFGVIGFKKGGGLGGHNGLRSIEKQIGTRDFYRFRIGVSRPAHGNVASYVLSRFSSEEQEWLPGLLEKSASLLEKCLSEGIDGYVKEFAKEKVF, encoded by the coding sequence ATGACTCAAAACATAAAATTAGTGGTTTTTTTAGGCAATCCTGGCGCTGAATATGCCAAAACCCGGCACAATGTCGGCTGGATGATTGCCGACGAATTTGCTCTTTTGTCCGCCGTGAATTGGCAACAGAAATTCAAAGGACTGTTTTGTCAGTCGAACGTCGGGGGCAGCAAAATTTATTTTCTCAAGCCAATGACCTTCATGAATCTGAGCGGTGAAAGCGTTCAGGCGGCGATGCAGTTTTTCAAAATAAAACCGGAAGAGGTGCTGGTCGTTCACGATGAAATTGAATTGGATTTTGGCGTGATTGGCTTCAAGAAAGGCGGCGGACTCGGCGGTCACAACGGACTTCGTTCCATTGAAAAGCAAATCGGAACGCGGGATTTTTATCGTTTCCGCATCGGTGTTTCCCGTCCGGCTCACGGCAATGTTGCCAGTTATGTATTGTCGAGATTTTCATCAGAAGAACAGGAGTGGCTGCCAGGTTTGCTGGAAAAATCTGCTTCTTTGTTGGAGAAATGTTTGAGTGAGGGTATTGACGGCTATGTGAAAGAGTTCGCTAAAGAGAAGGTCTTTTGA